The region CAGAGCAGGGAGGCGGTACCGGACTGTCTGAAGACCGACGCACCAACACgtcttggatggagggtgagcagtcctcccggcgtcgacgcttctcgggtgccgagctcctcgacgccccggagctcccggtaccatgtgtGGAGATCGATgctgatgcttcttagccttcgctcgatgcacggcATCGGTGCTCCTCAGTAccgaggacatggaatccacacgcttCCTCTGGGTTGGGTCCGAAAGTGGTCGGTCCCAATGGGCCTGcgcagcaggagccttcgagacaggtggagacccactcgacggctcactgctcccagcgtgcgtTGATCTCCGGACAGGTATTACCTGCTCTCCCGATGTCGTTGCCATCTCCGGTGCCAATGTCGACgccaccgacctcggtaccgctgtcgaCATCGACGCCGAAGTGccaggcaaagctccaaacagacgttCCCGCTGAGCCTTTCTCGACGCctatgtccgctttttaaggctaagacacaacttatatgtgtctgggcgatggtcgggcccaaggcactggatacaccacgaatggggatcggtacctgaaattgcccggctgcaccgaccgcacttcttgaagccgctgggaatcctcgatgtcatggaTGGAAACATAGCGGTGGCAAAGTCAAAATTCTcgatggtgccaagaaaaaaatggcacaaaaaggAGAAACACAAATGTGCATCCCAATAAGGGCCGCGACGGCAGCAAAAGACAACTTAAAGAGGGCCCAACTCTAAAACGTAAgggaacttttttttgtttgttttgttttttgaaacagaagaaacgaataaaacaaagaaaaaagcgtGAAAACTCGCGACCAAAAACGAAggctctttctcagggcacagagagagacagtAAAAACAACCGCTCCCTACTGCGAAAAGAGAAAAAACTGGCGGGACTCTCGTGCAACGGGCAGGAAGAGGATGGTCGCGCATGCGAGGTgcgcgcgctcgaaggctctagcaaacttttgttgctaggaagattttccattcatcggggctgccgtggacgtcacccattcgtgagaacaagcagcctgcttgtcctcggagaatgcccaCGTCGGCTTCCTAGTACTGGCCATCTTAGGATTAAAGGAAGAGGCCATAGCCACCTCAGGATCTTCAATACCGAGAGCCTGCAAAGCATCAGAAATGAGGGACGggagctcgtcgcggtggaaaatacGGACCGCCTTAGGGTCATATTATTCCTGTGGCAAAATACCTCCTTCTTCTAGGTCTTCCATCTGAGAGGGCCTACCAGATTCCTCTGACTCCCCAAaaatagaatggggaagggaatGAGGACGAAGGGAGGCTGCTTCAGGCATAGAATAGACCCGCCTGCATTTAGGATCAGGTACGTCTGCAGGAGAAGGTAGCAAGTACCCAGAAGAAACAGGGGCCTCTGGAACTGAGGGAACACCAGCCTGCATGGACATATCAGAGGACTCAGGCAGTGCTCTCTTGAGAAGAAAAGCCCAATGCATCAATAAGACAAAACTCAGGGGAGAAGAACTCACTCTGCCCGTCTGTCCCTGAACCCGAGGGAGGTGCCAAACAACGAGAATCCCTCGGCTAAAGCCCAAGATCAGGAGTCACCCCAGTCGTCCCCCTGCACTCATTGTCATCAGCCACGGGCAGGCGCATGTCCCAGCACTGAAATCAGAAGGGCGGGAAAGGTCTCTGTTAGATGAGACCGCCACACTCCTTAGACCCGAAGAGTCAAGGCAGTTCGCGCTGCAGAGCCCCGCCGCGGTCCTCTGTTTGCTATAGCGGGACCAGCGCTTCACCACTTCAGCTGCCATAACCCAAAACGGGAGCActtgaaaaaacaaaatggcgcggCACGCCAAAAAAAATCAACTTACCCAGCCAGCTCTGATGCACTGAAACCGGGAACCCTCCCAGGAGGAGCCAAGCACCACGCTCCACACAGCTGAGACCCAGTCCGAAGGAGCTCGGGTCTGTCTGCAGCGTCTCACTAAAGTGAGAGGTAAACgagcctctgtttttttttttttaaactgtcaaGTTAGGATGCAGGCAGCTAACAGTACAGAAGccgggaggaagggagagatggagtAAGGCAGGGACCTGGAgcccaagtatgccttcaaagtgggcaccaccagcctcacaccccctgctcaactggcaaagtgaAGCCTCCCAAAGGcacaaatccaggagctggaaGGAATCTGTCCACCacttgctggagatagagatatactgaagatgGAAGGGACTAGACGCCCAGGGTCATTgccttctttcagtgttctctatctccacctgctggtaggcggatacaactcaccagttcctggattcatctgctgttgatgataaGGAATTGTACCATTCCACAAACAACGGGACAGGGGTGGACCTCGATGCTCCACGGCCAATAGCATCAACAATCTGACTTTATAGATGAAACCACAGACTTCTTCAGGGACCTGAGAGGGCTGCTATTTGGATTATGTGTCAAAGAATTGAATGTTTGTACTATTAAAAAGCTTTCAATAAAGAAGAGAGAAtatgataaaaaaaattttaaaaacgaaAACTGACCTGTTTATTTTTAACCCAACTGATTCCTTCTGGGAACAATACTCTATTGAACTACAACAACATGAGCCTTCACTTACAAATACCAGGGGATTTTCCCTCTATTTTTATATTCTTCCAGCTATCACGAGGGCCCTCAGCCAGGGGCATAAACTCCAGCTCCCTCTGGAACTAAACTAACTCTAGGCTTGGCAACAATGCTACTGAATGACAAAAAAGATACCTTCCCTTCAggggctgtgaatgctgcctctACAACACTCCCTGCCTTGGCTAGCCTAGAGGGCAGAAGCCTGGCTTTGGATGAAACCCAGGTCCCACATCATGCAACACTTGTCAATGAGCTGACTTGGCTAATGTTGGACATTAGCATCCAGAAGGGAAAGCTTTACtaacaaaataacaaaataaaccgAGGTGGCCTACgatttaaacaaaatgaaaaggaaaaaaaaaacaaaaaaactttgccAAATAAGAGTGTTGGAGGATCAAGAATTACGCTCAGAAGTGTCAGGAAATGTTCTGATTTGAGTGTTCTGGAGGAGTGttctagaggagtggcctagtggttacagcaccggtcttgcaatccagaggtggccggttcaaatcccactgctgctccttgtgatcctgggcaagtcacaaccctccattgtctcaggtacaaacttagattgtgagccctcctaggacagagaaatatccagagtacctgaatgtaactcaccttgagctactactgaaaaaggtgtgaacaaaatctaaataaataaataataaattccgAATCCTAAGCACGCATCCACCGCTCATATAATATGAAGAATCCCTTCAGAGTATAACTGGTTTTGCCTTTTGCCCCCCAAACATAACTTCAGCTACATGGATTCTGCTACCTCCTGCAGTATAATAGTCAGTCAGTACATTTCTGGAACCTGTAATGGACTGCACCAAGCTTAATTATCACCAGTTACAACTCAATAAAATGAGAGAATTATTACCCATTTACTATTCACTTTCTCCTCCTAGGAACCCAACACAATATAAAGGACAACTTAAATAACAACagataaaacaaaaatcaatatatataaatggcgagtgtcgtactcactcgcaaatgcgcagtacagaccctctctgccccgcccctgcgtcaatacatgatgacaccaggggcggaacagagagggtctctactgcgcatttgcgagggacaccgccgtcgctaacgctccccccacccggagtcgccgccgccacccaccttccacccggtcgggctctcgctccgctattgaaacagcgagggcacgcagcacacagctctgctgagctgcgtcggccttccttcttcttctctgcctgtgtcccgccctcgacgacgttacatcacacgagggcgggacacaggcagagaaaaagaaggaaggccacagcagctcagcagtagagctgtgtgctgcatgcccTCGCTCTTTCAATAGCGGagtgagggcccgaccgggtggaaggtgggtggcgacggctcccggggggggggggggggggggggcaaattggagggggagcggcagcggcgaactcggcggcggggtggggggcctttcaacccccccccccttcctatactagcccttTTTTACGGGCTGATCAGCTAGTGTAAAACAGATACTCCAAACATTCAAAACCACTGCCCTCCTCCCCAACCTTAAAAAGAGATTTGCTCACTGGGAGAAAATAGAAGTTTTGTGGAaaggaataaaaataaagaacTGACCTACCTGGAGTTTGAGTCTGTAGCTGCAAAGCTGCCATCCCCATGTTGGTGTTGATTAAATGGACATTGCCCTGGCTGATTCCTCCGCTGGCCACCTGCGAAGTTCCAACTTGGTTAATCTTTATGGGGGTCGTGTTGGCTACAATCTGAATAGGCCCAATTCCCTGCTGCAGAGTTACCACCTGAGATGTGGGCACCACCTGAGGAAGTGACATTATCTGAGACCCTTGAGGCACTTGAGGTACTGAGAGTAACTGATGTGATGTAGTGGCCGCTTGGGAAACAGAGTAGACTGGAGATAGTGGGACCATCTGAGCTGGGGAAATCACTTGAGTCCCTTGTGCTGGCTGGGAGAGGGGGACCACTTGGGATGATGGTGAAAACTGTGATAAAGGAATACATGGTGGAGCAGCTGCAAGTCCGGTGGGGGCTTGGACCACTGTTGCTACAGTGCTGGTTGGGGTATTCTGCATGGAGGGCACTGCAAGATGGTTCGCCGTGGGCAGCGATACAACTGGAGGATTTTGGAGGGAATGAGAAGTCACAACTCTCTGGGCTGGTGGAGAAACCTGAGGAACTATAGAGACTTGAGAAGATGGAACACTGGTCATCTGGCtaggctgggaagaaggcacgatGTGCGACATAGGAACAACCTGAGACCCAGAGACTACTGGCTGTGCTTGGAGGACTTGAGACATGGCAGCTACTTCACCTGATGGGACTACTTGTGGAATGGAAACTATCTGAGTAACTTTTGGATCAGACATTACTTGCTGTACTTGGGGCAGATGGGTCAGGGATAGGACATGGGGGCTCTGTACTGCCCCAGGGACAGAAATACACTGGGATGCAACAGCCTGCTGACCATCAGCCTTCACCTCCTGAGTACTTGTTCCACTGACCTGGGGGCTCTGACGTGCCACTGAACCATTCTGGCTGAATACGAAGGATGGCAGGGTTGAGATGGGTGAAGCCTCTCTACTTTCTTCCACCTTAATATCAATTCCACTTTGTACATTCTGAAAACTTGCTGACCCACTGGAGCTCAATATGACCGTTGACAGGGCATCATGTGGTGGCTTGGACTCAAGCTCAACTGGATGCAGGGGAGACTTATTACCTAATAGAGTGGAACCATTAAATAAGATGGGTGAAGTACCATTAACAGGACTCAGGGTGATAGCTTGGCCATCCCCCAGAGTCAGCCCATTAATAATCACCCCACTGGAAGTCTGGATGACAGATCCTCCATTTAGCACAATAGGCTGAGGGCTAGTGGTGACAAAGCTACCATTCAGGAGCACAGAAGAGGCACTGGAACAGGTAGTGTTGGCAGACAGGAAGACACTGTTGGACACAGATTCCTCATCCTGTCGGCTGGAGGTTCCCATTTCCGTGTCTTCTGGACCCCGGCTGGACTCATCTTCTGTGCTGTGATTCCCATCTGACTCACTGCAAGAAGAAGGAAATTCAGAAAATGATCAGCATCAGAGACATGAAAAACAACCCTAAACACAGTCTGGCTTACAGGACACACACCACAAATATTCTTGAGCTCTatttgcatattattattattattttgttcatACTTTTTCAGTGCTTTAGTGTTCAAGGCAAGTTGTATTCAATCAGTACATGGGTACCCGATTAATTTGCAAATTTAGGTCACACTGAAACCAAATCTGATTGAGGATCCCCAGGAGGTCAAGAAGCCCTGAAATAGATGTATGCCTGATGCTCTGTGCAAGAAATTGGCCAGCTTTACACTCTTAAGTTCTCTTCGTTCACAAAAAAAGTATAAACAAATAACTTTatgtgacctgttatagaatgagagggttTAAGTGCCatttgcgtgcttaaatttatagaatgctgCCATTCACGTGTGTAAGAGtatacttatgcacataaatagcCATGcaaaaagcattattctataatccCAGCACGCAAATGCCTCAGTGCTTAAATGCAAGGGGGGGCTTTCACagggagggacatggatggagctgACATTTACAAGCTTAGTTCACAGAATAAtggaacttaagaacataagaatagctatactggatcagaccaatggtccatctagcccagtaccctgattccaacagtggccaattcaggtcacaagtacctggtagaaacccatatagtagcaacattcctttttttaaacccaaatatgctaaccgctgctaccacatcctccagcagtgagttccagagcttaactatgctttgagtgaaaaaatatttccttctatttgttttaaaagtatttctatgtaatttcattgagtgtcccctggtctttgtacgttTTGAAAGACTTGGGTGCTGAAAgactgaaaaatcgattcacttctacccgttctacaccattcaggattttatggcCCCCAACATATcctccctcagcagtctcttttccaagctgaacagccctaacctctttagccttcttcaaatgggaggagtttcatcccctttatcattttggtcactcttctttgaaccttttctaattctgctatatcttttttgagaatagccatactgggtcagaccaatggtccatgtagtccagtatcctgcttccagcgttgcttgacagaatcccaaatagtagcaagattcatgctgccgatcccagggacaagcagtaactttccccatgtctatcttattagcagactatggaatttttctccaggaacttgtccaaaagtttttaaaacccagataaactaagcaacgataccacatcctctggcaacgagttccagaccttaactattcgttcagtgaaaaaatatttcctcctgttcattttaaaagtaggaccatgtaacttccttgagtgtcccctaatctatgtactttttgaaagagttaaaaaaaaaccgaTTTACTTTTagctgttctataccactcaatattttgtatacctctatcatattctAACCTCTTATGACTTTCctgatatgagaggagttccatccccttaatcattttggtcacccttctttgaaccttttctaattctgctatatgttttttaagatatgacgaccagaattgcacacaatactcaaggtgtggtcgcaccatacagcgatatagaggcattataatattctcttattttctatcccttccctaataattcctagcattgtgtttacttttttagctgctgccaaacactgggcagaagatttcagtatatcgTCCATGATGACATGTAGATctatttcttgggtgctgactcctagggtggaacctagcatcaaacaactatgatttggattattcttgccAATGTGAATAATTTTGACATGTGCACAAATCTCATCAgctatttggatgtccagtcttccaacttcctaaggtcttcctgcaatttttcacaatccgcatgtgttttaacaactttgaatagtttggcatcatctgcaaatgtttcctatgtttcaaagttttgttccattgctatattcc is a window of Microcaecilia unicolor chromosome 11, aMicUni1.1, whole genome shotgun sequence DNA encoding:
- the SIX5 gene encoding homeobox protein SIX5; translated protein: MASSSAGPDSGAGTAAAATTPPPPSEPPASFTPEQVACVCEALLQAGAASRLAIFLAALPPPQAGEAEPLLRARALVAFQREDFAELYRLLESRPFPPRHHRFLQDLFLRARYREAERARGRQLGAVDKYRLRKKFPLPPTIWDGEETVYCFKERSRSALRECYRRNRYPAPDEKRRLAQTTGLSLTQVSNWFKNRRQRDRGVAGAPAKSESDGNHSTEDESSRGPEDTEMGTSSRQDEESVSNSVFLSANTTCSSASSVLLNGSFVTTSPQPIVLNGGSVIQTSSGVIINGLTLGDGQAITLSPVNGTSPILFNGSTLLGNKSPLHPVELESKPPHDALSTVILSSSGSASFQNVQSGIDIKVEESREASPISTLPSFVFSQNGSVARQSPQVSGTSTQEVKADGQQAVASQCISVPGAVQSPHVLSLTHLPQVQQVMSDPKVTQIVSIPQVVPSGEVAAMSQVLQAQPVVSGSQVVPMSHIVPSSQPSQMTSVPSSQVSIVPQVSPPAQRVVTSHSLQNPPVVSLPTANHLAVPSMQNTPTSTVATVVQAPTGLAAAPPCIPLSQFSPSSQVVPLSQPAQGTQVISPAQMVPLSPVYSVSQAATTSHQLLSVPQVPQGSQIMSLPQVVPTSQVVTLQQGIGPIQIVANTTPIKINQVGTSQVASGGISQGNVHLINTNMGMAALQLQTQTPGNLLLTNPVVGNTILTGVTLQQGKLIFTAAFPASMLMSTVPSTATPIKQEEVALPDGDIMLPVATVNTSSAASKDPLGPGVIVTTSVPAAPSGAVVAPVHMCPSGTLNSIMNQPAIAFDADGADSSMNTSTLAQAGLFSNLPMEGLVLPSMPVSQQHIVWPGSLSGQSASAGIEVQGVDSEELFEMEKGAVQILDGTGEQHGLLQLPDSEGMLLGSSEDEEHLQGGSLDSHEMTREGKVLTQLQSVPVEESLDL